A single genomic interval of Deltaproteobacteria bacterium harbors:
- a CDS encoding DUF1614 domain-containing protein: protein MFFNPLTFLFMIVFFFVLVFFFITVQINIIALAFARLGIPSQHVFMAMFASLFGSFINIPLKKIPQETMTTETWVSYFGFRHVVPVWRQKDTVLAVNLGGAVIPTLLSMYLLLKTGLWGGAVVATAIMSFVTFKLAKPVRGVGIALPAFVPPVVAALVSIMIAGGNAPVVAYVSGTLGTLIGADLLNLKRIGNLGAPVASIGGAGTFDGIFLNGILAVLLAAILA, encoded by the coding sequence GTGTTTTTCAATCCTCTCACATTCCTGTTTATGATCGTCTTTTTCTTCGTTCTGGTCTTCTTCTTTATCACGGTCCAGATCAACATCATTGCCCTGGCCTTTGCCAGGCTGGGCATCCCGTCCCAGCATGTCTTCATGGCCATGTTTGCAAGCCTTTTCGGCAGCTTCATCAACATTCCCCTGAAGAAGATCCCCCAGGAGACCATGACCACCGAGACATGGGTGAGCTATTTTGGATTCAGACATGTTGTCCCCGTGTGGCGGCAGAAAGATACGGTGTTGGCCGTGAACCTGGGAGGGGCCGTGATCCCTACCCTGCTGTCGATGTATCTCCTCTTGAAGACCGGGCTCTGGGGAGGGGCTGTCGTCGCCACAGCAATAATGAGCTTTGTGACCTTCAAGCTGGCAAAACCCGTTCGGGGGGTGGGTATCGCCCTTCCGGCCTTTGTACCCCCGGTCGTGGCCGCCCTGGTGTCGATCATGATCGCTGGCGGCAATGCGCCGGTGGTCGCCTACGTTTCAGGGACCCTCGGCACCCTTATCGGAGCCGACCTGCTCAATTTGAAGAGGATCGGGAACCTCGGGGCGCCGGTGGCCTCCATCGGTGGGGCCGGAACTTTTGATGGGATTTTTCTCAATGGGATACTCGCCGTGCTTCTGGCCGCGATCCTGGCATGA
- a CDS encoding DNA integrity scanning protein DisA nucleotide-binding domain protein, with protein sequence MGDSTMVKKPDIEQLRSMEKINAAMINHAREIAEEIGATAVLVYVDVIKSRENLENLIKGGRCILAARSENVLDDLALMGGSEDRIIRVPYMNLTRTSQVKVAAILALSNGLIQSGDRLVCLSGSPRYGILDSLTVTDVNREFEIFSSKSLDIASQIESPYVFDRLLTLALELAEEGREGKPVGTIFVLGDHEKVMSLSSQMVINPFEGVPEGERNIMDPGLKETIREFAALDGAFVIREDGVVLAAGRHLKASAEDTDLPRGLGARHRSAAGITAVTNALAIVISESTGDVRIFNRGRVFMEIEKGERERTA encoded by the coding sequence ATGGGTGACTCCACGATGGTCAAGAAACCGGATATCGAGCAACTCAGGTCCATGGAGAAGATCAACGCGGCCATGATCAACCACGCCCGGGAGATCGCCGAGGAGATCGGGGCGACGGCGGTCCTGGTCTATGTCGACGTGATCAAGTCTCGGGAGAACCTCGAGAATCTCATCAAGGGCGGGCGTTGCATCCTGGCCGCAAGAAGCGAGAATGTGCTGGACGACCTTGCCCTGATGGGTGGATCGGAGGACCGGATCATCCGGGTTCCATACATGAACCTGACCCGGACCAGTCAGGTCAAGGTTGCGGCCATTCTCGCTCTATCCAACGGGTTGATCCAGAGCGGGGACCGACTCGTCTGTCTGTCCGGCTCGCCGAGGTACGGCATACTGGACAGCCTCACAGTCACAGACGTGAACCGCGAGTTTGAGATCTTCTCCTCCAAGAGCCTCGACATAGCCAGCCAGATCGAATCTCCCTACGTCTTCGACCGGCTCCTCACCCTTGCCCTGGAACTTGCGGAGGAGGGCAGGGAGGGCAAACCCGTGGGCACCATCTTTGTCCTGGGGGATCATGAGAAGGTGATGAGCCTGTCCAGCCAGATGGTGATCAACCCCTTTGAAGGTGTCCCCGAAGGGGAGCGGAACATCATGGACCCGGGCCTCAAGGAGACGATCCGGGAGTTTGCTGCTCTCGACGGTGCGTTCGTGATCCGGGAGGACGGGGTGGTTCTGGCCGCCGGCCGCCATCTCAAGGCGTCAGCCGAGGACACCGACCTTCCCAGGGGCCTCGGGGCTAGACACCGTTCGGCAGCGGGGATCACCGCCGTGACCAACGCCCTGGCCATCGTGATCTCAGAGTCGACGGGGGACGTGCGGATATTCAACCGGGGGAGGGTGTTCATGGAGATCGAAAAAGGCGAGAGAGAGCGGACGGCCTGA
- a CDS encoding DegQ family serine endoprotease, protein MKRQSKIVLLVVMALVVWGGIALGPARAGAADSQPAVVASYSAVAKKAMPAVVNISSEKIIRTEETPMSPFFSDPFFRRFFGEGMLPFGGIPRERRARSLGSGVIVDPSGQILTNNHVIAGATEITVFLTDKRQFKAKVIGADPKTDLAFLKIDGEGFPFLPLGDSARLDVGDVVLAIGNPFGIGQTVTMGIVSAKGRAAVGIADYEDFIQTDAAINPGNSGGALINLKGELIGINTAIISRSGGYQGIGFAIPSNMARVVMKSLKKYGRVIRGQVGLKIQEVTPQIAKAFGLDQVKGALVSDVIPQSPADKAGIRRGDIILEYGGRSVQDAAHFRNMVVLTPIGTKVPVKIFREGRIMELNVVVEEMPLEKASIKQLINRSPLEGMAVAELTDEIRQKLGVGEEISGIVVTEVKPGSRASAAGVRPGDVILEVNKRRVPSLSEFSNALGAALRSGSGLLLLIYRRGAVLYLAIQ, encoded by the coding sequence ATGAAGAGGCAGAGTAAAATCGTTCTTTTGGTGGTAATGGCACTGGTAGTCTGGGGGGGGATCGCCCTTGGTCCGGCCCGGGCAGGTGCTGCTGATTCCCAGCCGGCAGTGGTGGCGAGTTATTCGGCCGTTGCCAAGAAGGCGATGCCGGCCGTGGTCAACATCTCTTCGGAAAAGATCATCCGAACCGAGGAGACTCCCATGTCCCCCTTTTTCAGCGACCCCTTTTTCCGGAGATTCTTCGGAGAGGGAATGCTCCCCTTCGGGGGGATTCCCAGGGAACGGCGTGCTCGGAGCCTCGGGTCAGGAGTCATTGTCGATCCTTCCGGCCAGATACTGACCAATAACCACGTGATCGCCGGGGCAACGGAGATCACCGTGTTCCTTACCGACAAGCGGCAGTTCAAGGCGAAGGTCATAGGGGCCGATCCGAAGACCGATCTGGCATTCCTTAAGATCGATGGAGAGGGGTTCCCATTCCTGCCCCTTGGCGATTCTGCCCGACTCGATGTAGGCGATGTCGTTCTGGCCATCGGCAATCCCTTCGGCATCGGGCAGACCGTGACCATGGGTATCGTCAGCGCCAAGGGCCGCGCGGCTGTGGGGATCGCCGACTACGAGGATTTCATCCAGACCGATGCGGCCATCAATCCCGGCAACTCCGGGGGTGCCTTGATCAACCTCAAAGGGGAGTTGATCGGGATCAATACGGCCATCATTTCCAGATCCGGGGGGTATCAGGGTATAGGCTTCGCCATCCCCTCCAACATGGCCCGGGTGGTGATGAAGAGTCTGAAGAAGTACGGCAGGGTGATCCGCGGTCAGGTCGGTCTGAAGATCCAGGAGGTTACACCCCAAATCGCCAAGGCTTTCGGCCTGGATCAGGTGAAGGGGGCTCTGGTCTCGGATGTGATACCGCAGAGTCCTGCCGATAAGGCGGGTATTCGCCGGGGCGATATCATCCTGGAGTACGGCGGGCGATCGGTTCAGGATGCGGCCCATTTTCGGAACATGGTGGTCCTCACGCCCATCGGCACGAAGGTTCCTGTCAAGATCTTCCGCGAGGGGAGGATCATGGAGCTCAATGTAGTGGTAGAGGAGATGCCCTTGGAGAAGGCTTCGATCAAGCAGTTGATCAACAGGAGCCCACTGGAGGGCATGGCCGTGGCGGAACTCACCGATGAGATCAGACAGAAGCTGGGCGTCGGAGAGGAGATCTCCGGCATCGTGGTAACCGAGGTGAAACCGGGAAGCCGCGCCTCGGCAGCCGGTGTACGCCCGGGGGACGTTATTCTGGAGGTGAATAAGAGGCGTGTCCCGAGTCTTTCAGAGTTTTCGAATGCCCTGGGGGCGGCTTTGAGAAGTGGATCCGGGCTCCTCCTCCTCATCTACCGGAGAGGGGCCGTGCTCTATCTCGCCATCCAGTAA